Proteins encoded in a region of the Drosophila busckii strain San Diego stock center, stock number 13000-0081.31 chromosome 2L, ASM1175060v1, whole genome shotgun sequence genome:
- the LOC108608173 gene encoding sodium- and chloride-dependent GABA transporter ine isoform X2 has protein sequence MAQRNDFDAQSSKHSEQSAFRFNRVAKVPLGIDDDDSYADMSDEVAHLKPRQQHWANKMQFVLACIGYSVGLGNVWRFPYMCYKSGGGVFLVPYCIILFICSIPLLFMELSVGQYTGRGPIGALGQLCPLFKGAGLASVVVSFLMSTYYSVIIGYSIYYFFTSFKTEMPWIDCDNRWNTPDCWVPQRKGLNVTAPDTSRTPSEEFFENKVLQISPGLEFPGMMRWELLVCLVCAWLMVYFATWKSIKSSAKVRYFTATFPFVLIIILMFRAVTLDGAAEGLRFFFRPNWSELKDANVWINAASQNFNSLGISFGSMISFASYNKYNNNILRDTVAVSVVNMVTSLLVGIFAFSTLGNLALEQNTNVRDVIGDGPGMIFVVYPQAMAKMPYAQLWAVMFFFMLLCLGLNSQFAIVEVVVTSIQDGFPRWIKRHLGYHEIVVLFVCVISCLFGLPNIIQGGIYYFQLMDHYAASVTIMFLAFCQMIAIAWFYGTGRLSKNVKQMTGKAPSIYLKACWLVLGPCLLFAIWVLSLINYKEPTYHNGRYTYPDWAYGIGWMFASFSLICIPGYAVINFMRTSGDSFWERIKVTLRPNIYECKICGEHHCEHDYAEQEQYMLAQELGNVYKPTTTSTRPGYNAMKASSSMPHGAHTEYTYQSKEEQAAPTSAAER, from the exons ATGGCGCAGCGCAACGATTTTGATGCGCAGTCCTCGAAACACTCGGAACAATCCGCTTTTCGCTTTAATCGTGTGGCCAAAGT GCCGTTGGgcattgatgatgatgacagcTATGCGGACATGTCGGATGAGGTGGCCCACTTGAAGCCGCGCCAACAGCACTGGGCCAACAAAATGCAGTTTGTCTTGGCCTGCATTGGCTATTCGGTGGGTCTGGGCAATGTCTGGCGATTTCCCTACATGTGCTATAAAAGCGGAGGCG GCGTGTTTCTAGTACCTTATTGCATAATACTCTTCATATGCAGCATACCGCTGCTGTTTATGGAGTTGTCGGTGGGTCAGTATACGGGCCGTGGTCCCATTGGCGCCTTGGGGCAGCTGTGTCCATTGTTCAAGG GAGCGGGACTGGCCAGTGTGGTTGTATCCTTTCTGATGTCCACCTATTATAGCGTCATTATAGGCTACTCAATTTATTACTTCTTCACATCGTTCAAAACGGAAATGCCTTGGATTGACTGCGACAATAG ATGGAACACGCCGGACTGTTGGGTGCCGCAGCGCAAAGGGCTGAATGTGACTGCGCCGGACACATCGCGCACACCCTCCGAGGAGTTTTTCGA AAACAAAGTGCTGCAGATTAGCCCGGGCCTGGAGTTTCCGGGCATGATGCGCTGGGAGCTGCTGGTCTGCTTGGTCTGCGCCTGGCTCATGGTATACTTTGCCACCTGGAAGTCCATTAAGTCGTCGGCCAAGGTGCGCTACTTCACAGCCACATTCCCCTTTGTGCTCATCATCATACTCATGTTTCGCGCCGTGACGTTAGATGGCGCTGCAGAGGGTTTGCGCTTCTTCTTCCGCCCCAACTGGTCGGAGCTGAAGGATGCCAATGTGTGGATCAATGCCGCCTCACAGAACTTCAACTCGCTGGGCATCAGCTTCGGCTCGATGATCTCCTTTGCCAGCTACAACAagtacaacaataacatatTACGAGATACAGTGGCAGTGAGTGTGGTTAATATGGTTACCAGTCTGCTGGTGGGCATCTTTGCCTTCTCCACGCTGGGCAATCTGGCGCTGGAGCAGAATACGAATGTGCGCGATGTCATAGGCGATGGCCCGGGCATGATATTCGTGGTTTATCCACAGGCAATGGCCAAGATGCCGTATGCTCAGCTCTGGGCTGTGATGTTCTTCTTCATGCTGCTCTGCCTGGGCTTGAATTCTCAATTTGCCATAGTTGAGGTGGTGGTCACCTCCATACAGGACGGCTTTCCACGCTGGATTAAACGGCATCTGGGCTATCATGAGATTGTGGTGCTGTTTGTCTGCGTCATCTCCTGCTTGTTTGGCCTGCCAAACATCATACAAGGTGGCATCTACTACTTCCAGCTGATGGATCACTATGCCGCCTCGGTGACCATCATGTTCTTGGCCTTTTGCCAAATGATTGCCATAGCCTGGTTCTACGGCACCGGGCGACTCTCGAAGAATGTTAAGCAAATGACAGGCAAGGCGCCCTCCATCTATTTGAAGGCCTGCTGGCTGGTGCTGGGACCCTGTTTGCTATTC GCAATTTGGGTGCTgagcttaattaattacaagGAGCCCACATATCACAATGGACGCTATACCTACCCGGATTGGGCCTATGGCATTGGCTGGATGTTCGCCAGCTTTTCGCTGATCTGCATTCCCGGCTATGCAGTCATCAACTTTATGCGCACCAGCGGTGACAGCTTTTGGGAG cgCATTAAAGTTACGCTGCGTCCAAACATCTACGAGTGCAAGATCTGCGGTGAGCATCATTGCGAACACGACTATGCCGAACAGGAGCAGTATATGCTGGCGCAGGAGCTGGGCAATGTGTATAAGCCCACTACGACGAGCACACGGCCTGGTTACAATGCCATGAAAGCGTCCAGCTCAATGCCACATGGCGCGCATACAGAGTACACGTATCAGTCCAAGGAGGAGCAAGCAGCGCCCACGTCAGCAGCAGAGCGTTGA
- the LOC108608173 gene encoding sodium- and chloride-dependent GABA transporter ine isoform X1 — MADQSQDNNSADAQQTLTKTASSPTALNVVTKRATPTAQMPQRQSQLSDSGAESCGDGDEATRLIRQHSTRPHKFIIIPATPGVSSSSETPLPFRQVNSTTSLAAMAAALHKPAPRQPSIKSRPSSDVIQPAQQQQLLMPLMPQAAASTSTVTFTLDDGDTGVGPTVAYAPQVYCTPAISSSPATLTCTTTTTMSGGEPLMVSPLSYDLRSRLGSHHSSMRSVVSAYLPGLSDSSCNLAAMGASLHPNPLYMQPQSSLRGSSYNFHELGNQIYSDVTSVRSLASIGIGSTDGRKLVIRRVPTTANELFDMVNPQTPQPLGIDDDDSYADMSDEVAHLKPRQQHWANKMQFVLACIGYSVGLGNVWRFPYMCYKSGGGVFLVPYCIILFICSIPLLFMELSVGQYTGRGPIGALGQLCPLFKGAGLASVVVSFLMSTYYSVIIGYSIYYFFTSFKTEMPWIDCDNRWNTPDCWVPQRKGLNVTAPDTSRTPSEEFFENKVLQISPGLEFPGMMRWELLVCLVCAWLMVYFATWKSIKSSAKVRYFTATFPFVLIIILMFRAVTLDGAAEGLRFFFRPNWSELKDANVWINAASQNFNSLGISFGSMISFASYNKYNNNILRDTVAVSVVNMVTSLLVGIFAFSTLGNLALEQNTNVRDVIGDGPGMIFVVYPQAMAKMPYAQLWAVMFFFMLLCLGLNSQFAIVEVVVTSIQDGFPRWIKRHLGYHEIVVLFVCVISCLFGLPNIIQGGIYYFQLMDHYAASVTIMFLAFCQMIAIAWFYGTGRLSKNVKQMTGKAPSIYLKACWLVLGPCLLFAIWVLSLINYKEPTYHNGRYTYPDWAYGIGWMFASFSLICIPGYAVINFMRTSGDSFWERIKVTLRPNIYECKICGEHHCEHDYAEQEQYMLAQELGNVYKPTTTSTRPGYNAMKASSSMPHGAHTEYTYQSKEEQAAPTSAAER, encoded by the exons ATGGCGGATCAAAGCCAAGATAACAACAGTGCTGACGCTCAACAGACGCTGACCAAGACAGCATCCTCGCCCACTGCCCTGAACGTGGTAACCAaacgtgccacgcccactgcccaAATGCCGCAGCGTCAAAGCCAACTGTCGGATAGCGGCGCCGAGAGctgcggcgacggcgacgaaGCCACGCGCCTCATACGCCAGCACTCAACGCGGCCACACAAGTTCATCATCATACCAGCCACGCCGGgagtgagcagcagctccgAGACACCACTGCCATTTCGCCAGGTCAACTCCACCACATCGCTGGCAGCCATGGCCGCGGCGCTGCACAAGCCAGCGCCACGTCAGCCCTCGATCAAGTCCAGGCCTAGCTCGGATGTTATACAGccggcacagcagcagcagctgttgatgcCGTTgatgccacaagcagcagcatccactTCAACGGTGACGTTTACTCTGGATGATGGCGATACGGGCGTGGGTCCGACTGTTGCGTATGCGCCACAAGTTTACTGCACGCCTGCCATATCGTCATCGCCTGCTACGCTCACctgcaccaccaccaccaccatgTCTGGTGGCGAACCGCTAATGGTGTCGCCTTTGAGCTACGATCTGCGCTCACGCCTGGGCAGTCATCACAGCAGCATGCGCTCCGTGGTCTCAG CTTATTTGCCTGGTCTTagtgacagcagctgcaatctGGCAGCGATGGGCGCCAGTCTGCATCCCAATCCGCTCTACATGCAGCCGCAATCCTCGCTCAGAGGCAGTTCCTATAACTTTCACGAGCTCGGCAATCAGATCTACTCGGATGTAACCTCAGTGCGCTCGCTAGCCTCCATTGGCATTGGCTCCACCGACGGACGCAAGCTTGTCATACGACGCGTGCCCACCACAGCCAACGAGCTCTTCGACATGGTCAATCCACAGACACCGCA GCCGTTGGgcattgatgatgatgacagcTATGCGGACATGTCGGATGAGGTGGCCCACTTGAAGCCGCGCCAACAGCACTGGGCCAACAAAATGCAGTTTGTCTTGGCCTGCATTGGCTATTCGGTGGGTCTGGGCAATGTCTGGCGATTTCCCTACATGTGCTATAAAAGCGGAGGCG GCGTGTTTCTAGTACCTTATTGCATAATACTCTTCATATGCAGCATACCGCTGCTGTTTATGGAGTTGTCGGTGGGTCAGTATACGGGCCGTGGTCCCATTGGCGCCTTGGGGCAGCTGTGTCCATTGTTCAAGG GAGCGGGACTGGCCAGTGTGGTTGTATCCTTTCTGATGTCCACCTATTATAGCGTCATTATAGGCTACTCAATTTATTACTTCTTCACATCGTTCAAAACGGAAATGCCTTGGATTGACTGCGACAATAG ATGGAACACGCCGGACTGTTGGGTGCCGCAGCGCAAAGGGCTGAATGTGACTGCGCCGGACACATCGCGCACACCCTCCGAGGAGTTTTTCGA AAACAAAGTGCTGCAGATTAGCCCGGGCCTGGAGTTTCCGGGCATGATGCGCTGGGAGCTGCTGGTCTGCTTGGTCTGCGCCTGGCTCATGGTATACTTTGCCACCTGGAAGTCCATTAAGTCGTCGGCCAAGGTGCGCTACTTCACAGCCACATTCCCCTTTGTGCTCATCATCATACTCATGTTTCGCGCCGTGACGTTAGATGGCGCTGCAGAGGGTTTGCGCTTCTTCTTCCGCCCCAACTGGTCGGAGCTGAAGGATGCCAATGTGTGGATCAATGCCGCCTCACAGAACTTCAACTCGCTGGGCATCAGCTTCGGCTCGATGATCTCCTTTGCCAGCTACAACAagtacaacaataacatatTACGAGATACAGTGGCAGTGAGTGTGGTTAATATGGTTACCAGTCTGCTGGTGGGCATCTTTGCCTTCTCCACGCTGGGCAATCTGGCGCTGGAGCAGAATACGAATGTGCGCGATGTCATAGGCGATGGCCCGGGCATGATATTCGTGGTTTATCCACAGGCAATGGCCAAGATGCCGTATGCTCAGCTCTGGGCTGTGATGTTCTTCTTCATGCTGCTCTGCCTGGGCTTGAATTCTCAATTTGCCATAGTTGAGGTGGTGGTCACCTCCATACAGGACGGCTTTCCACGCTGGATTAAACGGCATCTGGGCTATCATGAGATTGTGGTGCTGTTTGTCTGCGTCATCTCCTGCTTGTTTGGCCTGCCAAACATCATACAAGGTGGCATCTACTACTTCCAGCTGATGGATCACTATGCCGCCTCGGTGACCATCATGTTCTTGGCCTTTTGCCAAATGATTGCCATAGCCTGGTTCTACGGCACCGGGCGACTCTCGAAGAATGTTAAGCAAATGACAGGCAAGGCGCCCTCCATCTATTTGAAGGCCTGCTGGCTGGTGCTGGGACCCTGTTTGCTATTC GCAATTTGGGTGCTgagcttaattaattacaagGAGCCCACATATCACAATGGACGCTATACCTACCCGGATTGGGCCTATGGCATTGGCTGGATGTTCGCCAGCTTTTCGCTGATCTGCATTCCCGGCTATGCAGTCATCAACTTTATGCGCACCAGCGGTGACAGCTTTTGGGAG cgCATTAAAGTTACGCTGCGTCCAAACATCTACGAGTGCAAGATCTGCGGTGAGCATCATTGCGAACACGACTATGCCGAACAGGAGCAGTATATGCTGGCGCAGGAGCTGGGCAATGTGTATAAGCCCACTACGACGAGCACACGGCCTGGTTACAATGCCATGAAAGCGTCCAGCTCAATGCCACATGGCGCGCATACAGAGTACACGTATCAGTCCAAGGAGGAGCAAGCAGCGCCCACGTCAGCAGCAGAGCGTTGA